A window of Nicotiana sylvestris chromosome 8, ASM39365v2, whole genome shotgun sequence genomic DNA:
caaggcatgcaagtgtggggaacaaaacataatggtatgaaaagcttaaaagggattgattaaaatatgttgctcaTACCTGTTTGAACAATTAAatagggaacaaggcatgcaagtgtggaaAACAAAAATAACTTTAAACAAGAAGACATGAGGTGATGGGATTCAAAGGGGGATGGGGGGTTAGAATCTGATGGTTTTTCATGGAAGAGATAAGAGgcctgtttttgggttataaatagggtcattcaAAACAGAAAAGGGGTTGGtttttttgaaaggaaaaaaatgagttctctttcagtttttttcCAGAGAGTTTAGGccggatttttaacatttaaaagttcagtaatttgagagtaaaaaacatgctggtttttaatcctaaaaggttcagtgtttggaGAGCTAAGAAATTGAAAAGTGAGTCTTTTCTTTGactgctgaatatcagaactagtactgtCGCTGTTTCATTGGTGTTGTTGTTTAgtatttctggggtttcaattggttcttcctgagtttgctattggttattggctactgttttcattgggtgttgctggaactctgctggttccttcctttttaatctgtcactgggttgttctgtcactgcgttgctgtgttattactgttgttgactgctccttcatcttcttgtatttccattatccaggtacacgttctaaagctctcaaatttaatggaaaggaagtaaagagttgttggaatggatttctgaatttcccttgtttctttgtgtttaatttgatgtataagcagtagttcacttgatatttcatagtatgtattggaatgactttggaatgattgaatctatttctacaaacatggaatatcaattgtatttaatcttagttggtgattactagttatgaaatatactgtatttaattcttttttcaGTGGTCGCgaaatagtttcaaatagtttatgtcacaaaacaggttcaaatagtttatagaaatcagcatgttggtttaataggtctaattctgaaattgcgagttcacttgagtaaataacatcattttaaatagcaatgtaaataatgttggtaactaatgttagttctcaaatgttagtgattaatgttaagttgatgtcagtttttaagcattgatgcatttttcaacaaatcgtaaaaagagctcaaaaatggctttgtattcaacatagttaattccaatagtccaattcatataataaagctaaagttgaactggATTGAAATGGTAGttggtttgttaatatttacaacggcaAGCGGCGaatcttaagttaggtagcgaGTTCAAACTAGAAGGggtttccttttgtttggacccggacttgaacttgaaacccgaacttttaatgctaattgattaggattttttttattcttacagacaaataaatagaaaatcattgtcgctttaggatatccttgaataaaaatgagatgagcctcaccgaataaaaaatacaaaattgcggggtcctcaataaatatttgttttaaaatacttagatttagggacgggccgtttagcgaatttcacgaacttccccaaaagataataacgcgcaagtcacttccggcgcgctttaaataatttactctcttaaactcgggtgcgcatttatgtgacccaaatccaaatctccacGAAGTCGAattgtgtcgctaatcacgggtacattgattgtgacgtggttcgagatgcatttccacgacgttgcaaattccttttttttaaaatatgaatgagacgagcctcgacaaacaaaaaatacacaagctgcggggccctctatacgtgttggtaaaattacttagacttcgggatgggccgtttagcaaaatttcacggccctacccaaaataatgatatgctagtcgcttaggcgcgcctttaataaattactttcttaaactagggtgcacatttatgtgacccaaatctaaatctcaaaagagttgaaatgtgtcaataaccacgggtgcattgatgggacgtggttcgaggtgtattttcatgacgttgcaattctcgttaaaaataatagtaataaaagcggtaaacagttaaaatttgcacgtaggttcaacatgtattaaaaccagataaataagccgaatatgacagttgagcgaccgtgctagaaccacggaactcgggaatgcctaacaccttctcccgggttaacagaattccttacttggatttctggttcgtggactgtaatacagagtcaatcttttcctcgattcgggattcaaccggtgacttgggacaccataaatctctcaagtggcgactctgaattaaataataaatcccgtttcgattgtcctttaattggaaaaactcccttttatgaCCATTTGCGGGGtggaggtaaaaaggaggtgtgacagcaggaACCTTAGCCGAGACACTCATCTCCTCCAAAGTTCGAGCCTGTACTTGAGCTTTTAGCTCCCCGCAAACAACTCTGACACGGTTGACGTCGCCTTTGAGGTACCTGAAGGCCTCCACCTTTCTCTGCAACTGATACTGCAAAAGAGGTTAGccttaaggttagaaaggagcgaAGCACGTACTACagaaagttacctgctccatcaaatagctctcatagtttgagctccggtgcacctcatatcgccaatgttgcagctcaacttccttctcctcgctaaggagcctaagggattcgCTCTCATCCAGAATTTTCTGAAGCTTGACCCCTTGATGGAGGagctcagacctaagcctatCATAGGCCTACACAAGGAAGGTTGAATAGAGGGAGGAGAGCACGGGGCACAGGGAAACTGTACAtgaactcaccacaaagtgaagtcGACAGACTTCCTCGAAGTCGGAACACACTCTTGTTGATCTTGCCCCTGTGGCCCCAAAAGAACCGACCTCGGGCACAGCGTATTCGCTCAATGGAACCGCCGGCCGGGAATCAGGCGCTCCAGGAGCAGCGGACCCGGGCGATGCCCCTTCCTTGGAAATGTGAGCCCGACCAGCACCACTAAAGGCTCCTGCAAACGGCGAATCCAGCACAAATGGAAGCGGAAAATATTACCTCGGGTATGCGAAGGCAAGGCAAAGGCAGCATACACACATACCTTGGTACTGCGCTTCCCATCCAATACGTAGTACAACTCGCCACCTGCGCTCGTCGTAGGACGAATGGGACACCAGCTTCCGAACCCAGCCAGGAAGATCATAGACTTCACCCGGCATCTACGAAGTTACTGCAACAAGggagacaacattattactcagCCGATTCTCGCTATAGGCGAAACCTGAAAAAGCGCCAAATGCCTCACTCACGTGTATAATTCCACCCTTCAAGAAATGGCAAAAACCCCACAGGGATAATGTCGGTCGTCCGGACCCGGATAAACCAACTGGCCCACTTTAGATACATGTTTTCCTCGTCATCAATAACAAAGGGCATGGACGAAAGACACCTCAGAGTTAGTAGGCCTCGAAGATGGAAGGGTCGATATAGCCTGACAAGGTGatcaagcgtgaattcaagcccagccttcccCGCGAAGAACCTCATTATCAATGCCGTTAGCCAAAACGACGGATGAATCTATGCcagggtaacccgatacttcaagcaaaaatcaagcacaaccctatcaggggggccaaatgcgaaagggtataggtatacgctcaagaatccatcggTGGAGTCCACAATGCCCTCATctggggaaagcacctgcagtgTTATCCCCTTGCTCCACCCGCAGTATCTCCTCGCCATCTCCaagtgttcctctcttatcaaggaTGTCGTCTCCAGAGCGAACTCCCTCGGTTCTGAACACCAGGAGCAGCACCCCCCGTCCCCTACCGGATCGGCCCCGAAGTGGTTTCCATGACTATGGTGAAGCTAACATGTCAAAGCAAGCAAGCGCACCAACATGTTTTGCACCTAAAGAGATGAAGTACCCCGTGCCAAAGCAGAAAGGCGGCTATCTAAAATTAGTGAAGTCTTGTGAAAAAGCCgaagccgccccacatatatgTGAGAAGCAGCGATGATTCGCCTGCCCGAGGCAGGCCCTGGGAAGCCAACAGCCTCGATACAGATCGATGGGGCAATACCTGATACAGAAAGCATCCTTCAACGAGGAGTCAAGACTCGAGGAGCCGTTCGTATTATCTCCGAGCTCGAGATAGTACTATACGTCAAGAACCCCCGGCCCAAAGAAGTCGGACTTCGGGAAGCTTTAAATGCCACCACTTGACTCAAGGCAAGTACCTAGTCTCGTGATCCCCTCTTTCTGAAAAGAGGAATAAACACAGGAAGCTCCGATCGCGAAAGCGCCCGAATACAGGCAAACTCCGACTTCCTATACATTATAAAGGGGCTATCTACATTAAGATCAATAGGGGGGCCCGGGTACCTGAAGATGACCTTCATCCAGGGTAACATTCCCGCATGCCACAGAATTTGACGCATGATCTCTATACAACTTGGAGGGCCTCGATAGCCCGGACCTATCAGATCAATCCAAGATTGGTCCGAAGTACGACGATAGGTTCGGATGAGAGCTATGCCGATCAGCAGAAGACTGGGATGGACTCCCATGCCCAAGCCCGATATTATCAGCCAGCAAACAAAAGAAAGCATTCAAAAGGCCCCGAAGGGAATGAGAGCATATAGAAACAAAGCAAAGTTCGAAAGCGAAAATCAACAGGGTATATTCTTATTTATAAAAGTTTGTGTACAAGCAGCCCTCGAGGGGGAATTACATACAACTTGCAAAAGCCTATAAGAGTCTACGCCCAAAGCGGAGGAACGGAAGGATGTATATGTGATGAAACCCGGCGCCCGATCCGCCCTCGAGAGTCCATCTCTGGTATCATCATCCTCGGGCGCCTCACCCTCGAGCACGTATCCTTGAGGGTGACTCATTCGATCTCCACCTCCcataggttcccagctcaattTCCCGAGGGATCCCcgccggagaagatgaagaagagtaaAAGGAGGGGACGCAGAGaaggcagagaaaagagacatggcccgccgaagccaaaggttgaaaaTTCAGCGGGCCCTAGCCTCAGCGGCCAGTAGTGCCACTTTATCCCTTAGGAAAGAAAAATCCCTAGGGATGAAGTACCACACTAGGccgggtaggagagtgagcagcggtgcataatccgAACAGCTATCTACATAATGGAGAAACCGACTCCCCGTCCATCATCACCTCGGCCCAGCATACCGACGATCGCAACAACAATAGAATGGCACGTTTATGTTCGACGAAGGGAAGCCCCAGCAGAAGGTCACAACACAGTCTAAGGAAACTCCTCCAAATAGCCTTAAGGTCAAGAGTCCCTAGCATGATGTTCAGGGGTgaaagaagatgataagaagggAAAGGTAAGCGAGACAACGGGAGCACTGGGATAGGAAAAGCAAAGCCAAGGCACCCCCGTTTATATGAGATTACGATATGGTCATCTAGGCTTTGGAAGGCTGACCAACGGAGGCAGTTAATGCATCCATGGAAAATCAAGTCGACGGTGGTACCTTCACCTTGAAAAACGAGAATCAGGAATGCAATGAATGAAGTTGAAAACTACGAGCCCGTGGATGTCCAATCACCGCTAAGCTCAGGCCAGGAGTCACATCATCGGTACGTCGTCGCCGAAAGAAGCTCAAtgagtcaagtgtcagaatcatttcccatctctTTATTATGGGAAACGCGGAGAAtatctgtatgcggcaaaatcagaagACTTCATTTCTCGCTGTCGGGACATTTCGGAAGCATGCCTCGGGACCCCGAGGGCGGGAGGACGCGACCAAGTTTCCGACCTCGGGGCTTGTCGGAGCCAGACTCGGAGGAAACGAAGACTGAAGTcaggacagagggggaagcccccaaggcacatggctactCCAGACAGgtccggcctatccagagcctatgctgagccATCACGTCAAACCATCCCATCTACCTACTTTGTGTCTAATCTCTACATATTTGTACCATACCGTGTTTCctcgcctatataaggggaacccataccactttgtaaagggctgatgttgctcaattttctccacaaatgcaataatatctctctccctctctttTCTCCTAttttgcttgttctcactggcccgaggccgctTTAATATCTATTGTCTTCTTACTTGTTTCATGCTATATTGCGCAAcactggccataaagagcctcgcttgatcgtatccttaattgttatcctattcccggttgcccccgatagctcgagctcgattcgaatcccgaccccgaggtccttatCGACCGGCTTTGCATCCGGGCAATaggccccttcggtttgattactgtctcgttttagctcgcatttcatcatTATACTAcacgttcttagcatcaactgctctaacaactagctcgggaatagatcacgtatttttagaatctcattaacaaatttaattgttgttaccattttcacggtaaacaatatcTTTGCATTTTTCATGCGGAGACTTGAATCATATTTGCTTCCGGTTTTTTGGATGAATAACTATGAGCTACGTGATGTttttgtggaggtcgagtattagggttgtggGTTAGGAGGTAGTCGAGTCTTGCCTTACTTCGTACCTTTGTGAGACTAGTCTGGTAGggtttttgtctaagatagctagtgGCAATGTTGTATCTTACTATTTCGGTTTTCAGTGCAGGACCTATTTTACTAGctatcgcttttgctttgcatttttcttctagatttcatgttcctatttttcctatgatttcCATGGTGATACTAgtattgtctccttttgtctttctgttttcttgagccgagggacTTTCggtactccttcggggtaggggtaaggtccccagaccccactagtaggatttttactgggttgttgttgttattgttgttgtatttttGTTGCTAATCACCATAATATTTTCGATTATATGTTCGTACAGCCTAAATTTAACGATGCATTGCTAGAAATGTTTCGGAATGTGTACATTGGCCATGCTCCTTACATATCTTGTACACCTTCGTTGCGTCACCATAGATTCTGTCCAGGTGATCAGTTTTTGGTTCTCTCCTCTGATGGCCTATACCAATACTTGAGCAATGAGGAGGTGGTCTCTCTTGTTGAGAATTTCATGGAGAAATTTCCAGATGGGGATCCTGCTCAACACCTGATTGCGGAGCTTTTGTTCCGTGCAGCCAAGAAAGCTGGTAATATTCCTGTCCATACTCCCAGTGTGGAGTTAAGGATAAAATGTGACCTTccattttttggtaattttatgCCTCGCTATGCAATAGAGGTTGTGATGTTTATTTATTGCTGAGTAGCTTGAATTCTTGCATGAAAATTTTATCTGCAAAATCTATCAGATCTTTTGGTCCTCTTACACATCTTGCTGTTATCTGTTAGATGTTTCACTTTATTAGGTGGGGACAACTAAATTCTACAATTCGGATAACGTAGGCAGTAACATAAAATTATGTCTTTTTCCATTGCACTTGCATGCTGCAACTTATGCAGTTGTGTGCTGTTTTTTGGTGGCATCTGTCAGAAGTTTCCAAAAAGCTGAGCTAGCAAGCGTCGTTTGAGTTTTCAGGAAGTGTTTGTTTCACCTGTTTTTACTACCAAAAAAACCTAACTAATTTCTTTTTGGAAAAACTGAGTGTGATTACAAGGCATCAAGCAACCCATTACCCAAATGCTTGAATAGAGCTGTCAAAATGGGCTAGCCCAGCCCAAGTCTCGTGGGATTTTAAATTTGGTAGGCTAGGGTGGGCTAGCCCTCCATTTATATAGGCCTTAAAATGGCCAGCCCAACCCTAAGAGGGCTGCGGGCTAGGGCGGGCCGGGCCTCAACATttttaggaaaaaaaatatttcttcaaatcttttgatattttttcgTGACATAATCTCTTAATCATATGAACGACTTCTGTTTATTTAGAATGTACAAGAATCTTGATATTTGATAAGGAATCTCGTAATTGAAAAGTAAATTGTTTATATCTCTAGCTCTTCTTTTTTTAACGTTACAtgaatattttttaatatttttctttcactttcCTTAGATTCAGGAATTGCTT
This region includes:
- the LOC104234066 gene encoding probable protein phosphatase 2C 26; this translates as MFRNVYIGHAPYISCTPSLRHHRFCPGDQFLVLSSDGLYQYLSNEEVVSLVENFMEKFPDGDPAQHLIAELLFRAAKKAGNIPVHTPSVELRIKCDLPFFGMDFHELLDIPQGDRRKYHDDVTVMVISLEARIWKSSGKYL